The nucleotide sequence ATGTCTgtagtactattgtttgtacacatgaacgtggtaccttcaggcatttggaaattgctcccaaggatgaaccagaattggaattttccaagctgtttaaaggcacagtcaacttagtgtatgtaaacttctgacccactggaattgtgatacagtgaattataagtgaaataatatgtctgtaaacaattgttggaaaaattacttgtgtcatgcacaaagtagatgtcctaaccgacttgccaaaactataatttgttaacaagacatttgtggggtggttgaaaaagttttaatgactccaatctaagtatatgtaaacttcaactgtacattatcGTTTTCTTTCAATAAGGAACCATAAGTGTGAATTGTATTTGAATGGTACAGATGTTTGTGTCTGGTATGAATTGCAGGCATCTTATACAGCACACTGTTGAGACAACGCGATCTAACTTGTTTGTGCCTAACTCTCCTGCCGTTCCTGTTGCCCAGCGACCCCCCAGTTCACAGTGACCCCCCATGACCAGTTGGTGCTGGAGGGTCACACGGTGGACTTCACCTGTGAGGCCAGCGGCTACCCCCAGCCCGTCATCGCCTGGACACGGGGGGGCAGCCCCCTGCCCCAGGACCGACGCCACCTGGCCCTCTCCTCGGGCACGCTGAGGATCACCCGCGTGGCACCCCAAGATGAGGGCCAGTATGAGTGCCAGGCCgtcagcccactgggcacagtgCGCACCGCCGTACAGCTTAACATCCAGCAGAGAGGTGAAACAGATCTCTACCCTAACAGGATCCAGATGTTATGCCTGATGTATGAATATTTTATCAGTCTGCATGCTGTTATGACTGATGTTTGAATTAGGAATGAATTAAATTGTAATTGGGTCTAGAATGGTAATTATAGTACATTTTGTTTGAAGCACTTTTCAAAACATTTTTAATTGTTCCATTATTTtatcaggtaagttgactgagaacacgttctcatttacagcaacgtcctggggaatagttacagggagaggaggatgaatgagccaattgtaaactggggattaatTAGGTGACCAGATtgtgaatttagccaggacaccagggttaacacctctactcttacaataagtgccatgggatctttaatgacctcagagagtcaggacacccgtttaacgtccaatccgaaagacagcaccctacacagagcagtgtccccaatcactgccctggggcattttttagaccagaggaaagagtgcctcctactggccctccaaaacCACTTCCAGCAGTAtcaggtctcccatccagggactgaccaggaccaaccctgcttagcttcaaaagcaagccagcagtagtatgcagggtggtatgctgctggccatCCAAGGACACTGTGTCTATGTTGACAAGTATCAGGAGAATGCCATCTGTGACATGATAATTATACTGCGTCTTTATGTAGGCTAGACGGGAAAAGGGTTTTAATGTATTGTTGTAAGGGCCTCTCCAAGCGCTCATAGGCTTTTAAAAAGGAGTCGAGGGTAGTACAGCTCGAGACGGTGCGAGAGACGATACACAACGTCTCAGCCTGCAATCAGAGACACTATGCCTCGACATAGTACTAAAACCTAGTGACAGACATAtggctgggtctctctctctctctctcgaacagAAATGACAGGCTTCTAGTTGTAAGTGGGACGTGGAGCAGAGCGGGGCAAGAAAGCATGGCGCTCTGTAATCCCAGATGGCACCATGTTTTCCATCTAGTAATGGCTGTTAACATGCAGAAAAGCACATGTTATATAATGGCCTACAACACTGTAAAGCATTTACACACAACCCCAAGACAACCCTCTGAGCAACACTTTAGTGTGTGATTGCTGCTTAGACACAGTGCGACTTtcagcgagcgagacagagagagagggagacgcaCACAagcagatacagacacaggaagagaCATACTGTAAGCAGACAGGGAGAAAGATGGCTCGTTGGCTACATTGACGTACATGTATATGTTGCCTGACATGATAGGGTGTGTTCAGAACGTTATAGTGTTTCCTAGCCTAGACTTTCCTAGTCTACTTGGATAGCTTGGGAACAATTCATCTGCTTTAAACCTCAGGATTCCTCGGAGTTTAGAGGTCTTTCCTCAAACTGGGAATGGTATCTTCCTATGACCAGGTGGCTAGCCGCAGGGGTTACACAGCCGCCATTGGGGAGTTAGAATTTTTACTGGGAAGAGGAAAATCACCTCCCcagctgtgtgtgagagagatcagTGGTCTAATCCATGTTCACAGGGACACACTGAGTAGACTGTCCATGCCTTGGATGCGAGTTGACCTTTGAGTGTTGTGTGTGAATGAAAAACTTCCGCTGGCCCCTGTTAATGTAATTAGAACAGAGATTTAATAGGACGTGGAATATAAACATGTGAGGAAAAAatagtgtgtgtctgtttgtgtgcttGCTGGCGTGTGCTTGcatctgtcagtgtgtgtgcgagtgtgtgcgtgcgcgcgcatGCTAGCGTGTTTTGACATGCTGAGAACATTTGGAGGATAAAGTGTTTTCTCACTGCGTTGGGATTGATTGCACTGCACTGTGCGCTGCTGCGAGCGTTGATGTAGTCATTAACACATGTTTCTGAATCATCAGTAACGCCTGTTTTCACAAATGCTCCAAGGGACGTGACTGTGGAGTCTGGCACGGATGTCCAGATTCCCTGCAGAGCTCAGGGACAGCCCGAGCCTGTCCTCACCTGGAACAAGGTTAGACACCTGGTCACCTGGTCACCGTTTACTAGTCACCACGGCAACATTGTTGTCCCACCGCCGTGGCAACGAGGCTAGCATAGTCAGGGgcctgggggagaggagggatggggaaAGGGAAGGGTGAGAAGGGCAGGCTGCTCAGATCAGGAAATGGTTGTTAGATACTTTCCCAGTATTATTAtatgtgtatgtaaaatgttatTTTGTACAGCCTAGAATATCACAGCCTATTGTAAAACATAGCCATGTAGCCCAAACTGATTTGATAGACTCCTTATAACCCAACCCAGTCAGGCCTGACACTCCCCTACTGTGAGCCTTTATGGCAATGTTGTTCCCTGTTTGACCCCATAACCCCACACTAGTCCGCACCTCCTTACCTTTCAACTCCCGTCTCTCCCGGCAACTCTACAGGACGGCATCCAGGTGACGGAAAGTGGGAAGTTCCACATCGCCCCTGAGGGCTTCCTGGAGGTCAAGGATGTGGGTCTAGCCGATGGCGGACGCTACGAGTGTGTCGCCCGGAACCCCATTGGCTACCAGTCCGCTACCATGGTGCTCACCGTCCTAGGTAAGACATAGCTAGAGTATGCTAAGCTATGCTAACACTAGTTGTGGAGAACTATAGGCTCTGCAAGCTTTGGTtccagccctgctctaacacacctgattcagatTTGTTTTTGCTGGGCTAGACCCAAAGCCTTCACACACCCTACCACTCGCCAAGCCGAGGCTTTGTGATGGCTGTTCTGCAGTTGTTGTAACATGTAACACCATGGGTTGGGCCTACTCCTCAGCTCTAGCCCCAGTGTTGCTTATTTGCCATGGCCTGCCTACGTGCTGTCTTGTGGCAGATGCGAGCTAGCGTGCTGCCAGTGAACTGTGACCATAATAGGTTGATGTTGGACAGGTCTGCAGCCCACATGTCAGACACTCAATGTTTTACATGGCACGCTATAGAACTACACTAGAGTCTGCCAGAAATGTGTTCTGTTCTCTCCAGTCTTCAGGGTTGCGATACACATGTACAGAAGCGCCCAGCCCTATATGGGGCAATCACCCAGTTAACTTGCTTTCCAGGGAGAGGATTTTAAAACCTTTAGTTGAACTCATATGCAATTGAAACATCTGATCATTCTATCATTCTATCGTTTTATTATCGGTATTAGTTGATTTTTAAACTGGTTGTGACAGCAGTGCCTCTCTGTTTGCAGTGCCTCCAGTGAGTAGGCAAGGGGACACCTTTGTGACCTCGTCTATTGAAGAGGCCATCCGCAACGTGGACAGTGCCATCGAATCCACCAGGAGGCATCTATTTGATGGGTAAGTCAAATGCCTTTTTTTAGTCCGAAGGTTGGAATCAAACTTATGATACTGAGCTTTGTTGCGTTATCATTCCTGAACTGATGATGTGTTTAACAGGAGCATGTTtccatacacgcacgcacgcacgcacacacacacacacacacacgcacgcacgcacgcacgcacgcacgcacacacacacacacacacacacagacacacacacacacacacacacacacacacacacacacacacacacacacacacacacacacacacacacacacacacacacacacacacacacacacacacacacacacacagacacacatacacacacagccagctAGCTGGGGATTTCCATCTCTGTTCTAATGATAagcccaggaagagaagctgcctCTGGGCCCACAGAGCTCAGTGAGTTCTATGTCACATGTCCTTGTGCTCTGTGACTGGCTGGCACGTCCAGGGATCCTTTGAAGGCTGTTTACCAAAAGGATGACTAGCATATCAAACATTTTTGATTTGGATGCTTTAAATACTACATATTTCTTTTAAGAGTTGTTATTAAGGAGGAAACGGGAATGTGCTTTGCTTCATTGGCCATGTGTGCCTCTAAACGATAGCCATTTGTTTTGATTTGGGGTTAGATGTGACACCTGTAGAGGAAGCACATGGTATTGCCCTGCCTGGCTTGGACTGACCCAAGGCATGTGTGCGCTTGGTtgcgtgcatctgtgtgtgtgtgtgtgtttgtgtgtccgtgCATACGTGCCATGGTTTATGAAGGCTGCGTTCAAAGCACCTCACAAATAACGATGCAGTCATTGGGATGGTATGAAAGAAATATGATGCCCATATAAGGAAGTGAAAGCAGGTTTATTCACACACCTACACTTGAGATGGATTATGAGATCAGCTAGCTAGTGTTTAGTTTTTTCACTCCCACCCGTTTGTTATCGGTGAGGAGAATGTGCGTGTTGAGAGGAGTTTTATTGGCTTGTCTGAAGTCTTTCATCTGCTCATGTCATTTGGATCAGGAAGGATGTTTTCACCATTCACTCCTGTTAGACAGATTAGAGTTGTTTTCCCTGGCAAGAAAAAAGAAGGGATGTCAACATTtccatctctctttgtctctatcCTAAAGACTTGCAGGCGCAGGATACACAGAAATCAGCATATGACAAACAACTCAGAAATAATAACTTTGTAAAACTATAATTGAAGCATTACTGTAAACAGACTTTTATTTGTTCTCCATTGTGAGTGATACtgtaataatctctctctctcgctctctctctctctctctctttgtctctttctccccctctctccccatctcaaTGTAGAAATCCTCGTACCCCTGGCGAGTTGCTCGCCCTATTCCGTTACCCCAGGGACCCCTACACGGTGGAGCAGGCTCGGGCGGGGGAGATCTTCGAGCAGACCCTGCTCCTCATCCAGAACCACGTCAACCAAGGCCTCATGGTCGACACCAATGGTACAGGTAAGACAACAGACATAGCCTTATGGAATTAAGATGACCGTCTCTGTGCTACTTTAGCTGGATTCTGAAAACATCCCTGGATGTAGATAAATGTGTTAGACATCTACATTACATGTTCTTCTCTTTCTGACCCGGGGCCAGTGAGATAACCACTGAGCAGTTGACTGGATGGTCATAAAGTATTTTACTACCCATGCGTCATCCTGCATAATGGCAGCCGAATGTGGTCAGTTGCCACGGGTGAAAGCCATCCCAGATTTGGCAGGTCCAGATGAGGTGTCCAATGACCCAAACAAGGAGACTGGTCCTCCATATTAAGGATTTATGGTACATAAAATGCTCATGTTAATGTGGCTAAGGTTTAACAGCCATGCAGGCTCAATAGACCAGTTGTATGAGTTAGTGGAGAACACTGTCTGACATAAGGCCCTGTGGTGCTACAGGCAtcagatgagagagacagagagagagagagaggcaggcacaGTGTTTTCACTGGTTATGACAACAGTCAAGTGTTCATTGTTACACTGGCCCCTAACTTTTGCCCGTCAGCAAAAACAATGTAGCCTGTTTGGTTTATGTCTATGTGACCTGGCACACCCCCAGCACTGCTACCCTGCAGGTTGTGTATGGCTGGATCGATTCTGTGAGTGACCAGAGAGGTGGGATTTTGTGGGCGATgggaggggtggtggtgggtgtTGCTGTTTGCTCCGCTAGCTGACTGCTGACAGGAAGTCTCACTTTTCCCCATTGATTTGAGCTACACAAggctcccctcacacacacacacacacacacacactggagctgTAGCTCTGGCATGTCCCAGCGAGTCAGGACATGTCAGAGGAAAACTCCAGTCTGTGCCCTCAGGATGCAGGTTTAGATTGCCAGGGCAAACATTAATAGCCTACATGCTGCAATCAGCAGTCTCCTCTGTTAGTTGGAACTATAACGTTAATGTAGCAGTGTAGTACACAGCCTTATAACCTGACTAAAACCTATTTTCCCTGCCTCCGTCCCCAGCGTTCCGCTACAATGACCTGGTGTCCCCTCACTTCCTGGATGTGATCGCCAACCTATCAGGCTGCACGGCCCACCGCCGCTTCAACAACTGTTCTGACATCTGCTTCCACCAGAAGTACCGCAGCCACGACGGCACCTGCAACAACCTGCAGCACCCCATGTGGGGCGCCTCCCTCACCGCCTTCCAGCGCCTCCTCAAGTCGGTCTACGACAACGGCTTCAACCTACCACGCGGCGCCAGTGGCCGGCAGCAGCACGGCCATGCCCTGCCCCTGCCCCGCCTCGTCTCCACCACCATGATCGGCACGGAGACCGTCACCCCGGACGACCGCTACACCCACATGCTGATGCAGTGGGGGCAGTTCCTGGACCACGATCTGGATTCCACCGTTGCCGCCCTCAGCCAGTCACGTTTCTCCGACGGCCAGCTGTGCACTGACGTGTGCACCAACGACGCCCCCTGCTTCCCCATCCAGTTCCCCCCGGGGGACCCTCGGCAGGCGCGCAGCGGAGCACGCTGCATGTTCTTCGTACGCTCCAGCCCCGTCTGCGGCAGCGGTATGACGTCCCTCCTCATGAACAGCGTGTTTCCACGGGAACAGATCAACCAGCTGACGTCATACATCGACGCGTCCAACGTGTACGGCAGCTCACGCCACGAGTCGGAGGAGGTCCGCGACCTGGCCAGTCAGAGGGGTCTGCTGAGGCAGGGCATTGTCCAACGCTCTGGGAAGCCCCTGCTACCCTTCGCCACGGGGCCCCCGACAGAGTGTATGAGGGATGAGAACGAGAGCCCCATCCCCTGCTTTCTGGCCGGAGACCACAGGGCCAACGAGCAGCTGGGTCTGACATCCATGCACACAGTGTGGTTCAGGGAACACAACCGCGTGGCTACAGAGCTGCTCCGACTCAACCCACACTGGGACGGCGACACCATCTACCACGAAGCAAGGAAGATAGTTGGCGCACAGATGCAGCACATCACCTACAACCACTGGCTGCCCAAGGTGAGAACCTGCACTTCTCTCTCTCATAATATAAATCTACTTCTTTCTCATACTCTAACATAGGGTTTTGTGAAAGGTCTTCAGATTGATGAAGGGTACTGTGTCTGTAAGTAAttaaaagtatgatgttgactgtaatattgatgatgatgatgatttcaCCCCCTCCCTCAGGTCCTGGGTGACGCTGGGATGAAGCTGATTGGTGACTACCGCGGCTACAACCCCAACGTCAACGCCGGCATCCTCAACGCCTTCGCCACGGCCGCCTTCCGCTTCGGACACACCCTCATCAACCCCATCCTGTACCGGTTGGATGAGAACTTCCAGCCCATCCCCCAGGGCCACATCTCCCTACACCGCGCCTTCTTCTCTCCCTTCCGCATCGTCAACGAAGGGGGCATCGACCCCCTGCTGCGGGGCCTGTTCGGCGTGGCGGGGAAGATGCGCGTGTCGACCCAGCTGTTGAACACGGAGCTGACGGAGAGGCTGTTCTCCATGGCCCACTCCGTGGCGCTGGACCTGGCCGCCATGAACATCCAGAGAGGAAGGGATCACGGGATACCGCCTTACAATGACTACCGGACCTTCTGTAACCTGACCTCAGCACAGAGCTTTGATGACCTGAGGAACGAGATCAAGAACCCCCAAGTCAGGGAGAAGCTACAGAGGTATGTTAGCTATGAGGCTTTCAGGAAACTCGCCCCTGGATAAATCAAGGTTAAATTACTGAATTACCTTATCAAAAACAAtctgtatttttctctctctccaggctatACGGCACTCCCCTGAACATCGACCTGTTTCCTGCTCTGATGGCTGAGGACCTAGTTCCTGGGAGCCGGCTGGGGCCCACCCTTATGTGTCTGCTGGCTGCCCAGTTCAAACGACTTAGAGACGGGGACCGGTGAGCTCACATCCCCTCAGCTACCAATTCTAGTCAGATTAATTTTTTTCCTCCCTTTCAGTAGGATGAGATAGTTACAGAAGGGTAGCCTTTGTATTTATGGTGTGTTTACAGATAACTAGTGTAACCTTCCCTCCTCCTGGTGCTACCAGGTTTTGGTATGAAAACCCAGGTGTGTTCACCCCGGCCCAGCTGACCCAGCTGAAGCAGGCGTCTCTGACAAGGGTGCTGTGTGACAACGGTGACAACATCACCCGTATCCAGCAGGACGTGTTCAACGTGGCAGAGCTGCCCCACGGATACGGCAGCTGTGATGACATCCCCAACATTGACTTGCGCATGTGGCAGGACTGCTGCGAAGGTGGGTCACATGGAATATAAAACACGTTATTCACATTGATGCTGTGTCTTGAAGGACTTCTTCTTCCCTAGATAGTCCACTACATTTTGTCATAGACataagctgtgttcgaatactcatagtAACCGCACTaccatactatttgtgacgtgaatTGTGACGtgtacgctttttcagttctgcccacaaattttctataggattgaggtcagggcttggcCACTCcaatggtcactccaataccttgactttgttgtccttaagccattttgccacaactttggaagtgtgcttggggtcattgtccatttggaagacccatttgcgaccgagctttaacttcctgactgatgtcttgagatgttgcttcaatatatccacataattttccttccttatgatgccatctattttgtgaagtgcaccagtccctcctgcatcaaagcacccccacaacatgatgctgccacccccgtgcttcacggttgagatggtgttcctcggcttgcaagcctccccctttttcctccaaacataacgatggtcattatgaccaaacagttttatttttgtttcatcagaccagaggacatttctccaaaaagtacgatctttgtctccatgtgcagttgcaaatcgtagtctggctttttatggcggttttggagcagtggcttcttccttgctgagcgccctttcaggttatgtcgatataggactcgttttactgtggatatagatacttttgtacctttgctgttgttccggGAATGATTTTcagttttcgcaccaaagtacgttcatctttaggagacagaacgcatctccttcctgagcggtatgacggctgcgtggtcccactgtgtttatacttgcgtactattgtttgtacagatgaacgtggtaacttcaggcgtttgggaattgctcccaaggatgaaccagacttgtggaggtctaaaatgttaaggtcttggctgatttcttttgattttcccatgatgtcaagcaaagaggcactgagtttgaaggtagaccttgaaatacatccacaggtacacctccaattgactcaaatgatgtcaattagcctatcagaagcttctaaagccatgacataattttctggaattttccaagctgtttaaaggcacagtcaacttagtgtatgtaaacttctgacccactggaattgtgatacagtgaattataagtgaaatcatttgtctgtaaacaattgttggaaaaatgaattgcgtcatgcacaaagtagatgtcctaaccgacttgacaaaactataatttgttttaacaagacatttgtggagtggttgaaaaactagttttaatgactccaagctCAGTGTATGTCATACTAAATTCCCCAAAATATGAATTATACGCGCAGAGGACACTTTTTccgtactttagggcccataatgca is from Salvelinus namaycush isolate Seneca chromosome 28, SaNama_1.0, whole genome shotgun sequence and encodes:
- the LOC120023517 gene encoding peroxidasin-like yields the protein MALWTGQVLSPFVVAVALILFASGPQPVYSCPSRCLCFRTTVRCMHLNLETVPAVAPSTTILDLRFNKIKDLQSGSFKRLKNLNTLLLNNNHIRRIPRGTFEDLENLKYLYLYKNEIQSIDRQAFKGLVSLEQLYLHFNNIESLEPESFTQLPKLERLFLHNNRITHLVLGTFSHLQSMKRLRLDSNTLNCDCELLWLADLLKQYAESGNAQAAATCDYPSRLQGRSVATLTAEELNCEVPRITSEPQDVDVTSGNTVYFTCRAEGNPKPQIIWLRNNNALNMHDDSRLNLLEDGTLMIQDTRETDQGVYQCMAKNVAGEVKTSQVTLRYFGAPSRPSFVIHPQNTEVLVGESITLECSATGQPQPRVSWTKGDRTPLPTDARINITPSGGLFIQNVVQTDGGQYTCFASNNVDTIHATAHIIVQATPQFTVTPHDQLVLEGHTVDFTCEASGYPQPVIAWTRGGSPLPQDRRHLALSSGTLRITRVAPQDEGQYECQAVSPLGTVRTAVQLNIQQRVTPVFTNAPRDVTVESGTDVQIPCRAQGQPEPVLTWNKDGIQVTESGKFHIAPEGFLEVKDVGLADGGRYECVARNPIGYQSATMVLTVLVPPVSRQGDTFVTSSIEEAIRNVDSAIESTRRHLFDGNPRTPGELLALFRYPRDPYTVEQARAGEIFEQTLLLIQNHVNQGLMVDTNGTAFRYNDLVSPHFLDVIANLSGCTAHRRFNNCSDICFHQKYRSHDGTCNNLQHPMWGASLTAFQRLLKSVYDNGFNLPRGASGRQQHGHALPLPRLVSTTMIGTETVTPDDRYTHMLMQWGQFLDHDLDSTVAALSQSRFSDGQLCTDVCTNDAPCFPIQFPPGDPRQARSGARCMFFVRSSPVCGSGMTSLLMNSVFPREQINQLTSYIDASNVYGSSRHESEEVRDLASQRGLLRQGIVQRSGKPLLPFATGPPTECMRDENESPIPCFLAGDHRANEQLGLTSMHTVWFREHNRVATELLRLNPHWDGDTIYHEARKIVGAQMQHITYNHWLPKVLGDAGMKLIGDYRGYNPNVNAGILNAFATAAFRFGHTLINPILYRLDENFQPIPQGHISLHRAFFSPFRIVNEGGIDPLLRGLFGVAGKMRVSTQLLNTELTERLFSMAHSVALDLAAMNIQRGRDHGIPPYNDYRTFCNLTSAQSFDDLRNEIKNPQVREKLQRLYGTPLNIDLFPALMAEDLVPGSRLGPTLMCLLAAQFKRLRDGDRFWYENPGVFTPAQLTQLKQASLTRVLCDNGDNITRIQQDVFNVAELPHGYGSCDDIPNIDLRMWQDCCEDCRTKGQFNALSYHFRGRRSVDQSSAEKKPANSIQQNISPAEDATENLVNVTLTSQQSTEPSLNDFQDFVVDMQKTITSLRKQIKRLEARLSKTDCTDAAGRERSDGERWKNDPCSTCECKGAQVTCLVESCPPVECQGPVKLKGACCPVCHNQGEGAASNSHTQTGKQAPGSHQHV